The sequence CACCTCCGCCAGATGCAGCGCAACTAGTGATTATTATAGCCGAGCATGGTACGGCTAATGTACCAACGGTGACCACGGAACCCGTAGTACATGACACTGCTACTGCTGCACAAAATCCAGCGCCGACTGTGGTGCATGCAGCACGACAAACAACGGGATCAATATCATCGTCACAGGGGCCTGATTGACATCCCGTTCCGCAATAGTCTTCTCCTGTACCGCAATATCCATATTGGCTACAACATAAGTCAGCAGCACAGCCACATACCTGTGCATAAGTTGGAGATATAAAAATGAAAAAAGCAAGAAGCAGTGAATATTTCAATGAAGTGAACATATTTTCATCCTTGACTTTAATATTTTATTACTTTATAGCAGCTAATCAAAAGGACGTAAATGTCATTATTGTTATTCGTATATATGATAATTGCATTATCACTTTCTTGTTAAAATCACACAATATTTATGTTTATTATCCTGAGTATGTGATGTTCCTTATCAGCCGTCTTTCAGCCTGAATCTGAACGAAACATTTAATTTTTTCACTCAATGCAACCCGAAATAGCAGGTTCACAAACAACCTGAATTAACTACATATTTAAGTTGTTAAACCTACATCTTGAAGTTTTTTATGTATAAACAGAACATTCGCGACAGTACTCTTGGTGATTGTTGTGGGCACCAGCAATAAGTAGTCGTAGACACTTTTCAGATGATGGCAAAACCAGTTTCCTCTCGATAGATCGGTGTATTATCTCATAGTTGCCTGAAATGCCCCTCTGTTACCGCCTGCGGCGTCACCACGCCGGTATCCAGCACCCAGCCGCTGATCAGCGCCGCCGGCGTGACGTCGAAGGCCGGGTTGTAGACCGGGGCGTTGTGCGGCGCCCACTGGCAGCGGCCGAAACTGCCGGCTACGCCGGTGACCTCCTCCGCTGCGCGTTGTTCGATCGGGATGGCGTTGCCGTCCGGGCAGTCGGGGTCGTGCGTGGTATGCGGCGCGGCGACGTAGAATGGGATCTGATGATAGCGCGCCAGTACGGCCAGACTGTAGGTGCCGATCTTGTTGGCGACGTCGCCGTTGGCGGCGATGCGATCCGCGCCCACCCATACGGCATCGACCTGGCCCTGCGCCATCAGGCCGGCGGCCATCGAGTCGCAAATCAGCCGATAAGGAATGCCCAGTTCGCCCAGCTCCCAGGCGGTAAGGCGCCCGCCCTGCAGCAATGGGCGGGTTTCATCCACCCACACCTGCGCCACTTTTCCCGCCTGATGCGCGCGCAGCAGTACGCCGATGGCGGTGCCGATGCCGGCCGTCGCCAGCCCGCCGGTATTACAGTGGGTCAACAGGCGGCTGCCGGGCTTGACCAGCGCGGCGCCGTAATCGGCTATCTGTTCGCACAGGGCGCGGTCTTCCTCCACCAGTCTTAGCGCTTCCCGCGTCATCGCCGGGGCGAACTGCGGCTGCGCCAGCGCCAGTTTCATCCGATCCAGATTATTCATCAGATTGACGGCGGTGGGGCGCGCGGCGCGCAGCGTTTCCAGCGCGTCGGCCAACTGCGACCGGGTCAGCCCTTGTTCCGCCAGCAGGGCGAGCAGCAGGCTGGCGGAAAGGCCGATAAGCGGCGCGCCGCGCACCCGCAGCGCCTGAATATGCTCAACCAGCGCGGTAACGTCAGGGCAGGGGCGCCAGCTTTTTTCCTGCGGCAGCGCCTGCTGGTCGAGGATCCACAGCTGGTCGTCAACGATTTTCAGGCTGGTTGTGTTAAGTGACTGCATGAGTG comes from Brenneria nigrifluens DSM 30175 = ATCC 13028 and encodes:
- the mtnA gene encoding S-methyl-5-thioribose-1-phosphate isomerase gives rise to the protein MQSLNTTSLKIVDDQLWILDQQALPQEKSWRPCPDVTALVEHIQALRVRGAPLIGLSASLLLALLAEQGLTRSQLADALETLRAARPTAVNLMNNLDRMKLALAQPQFAPAMTREALRLVEEDRALCEQIADYGAALVKPGSRLLTHCNTGGLATAGIGTAIGVLLRAHQAGKVAQVWVDETRPLLQGGRLTAWELGELGIPYRLICDSMAAGLMAQGQVDAVWVGADRIAANGDVANKIGTYSLAVLARYHQIPFYVAAPHTTHDPDCPDGNAIPIEQRAAEEVTGVAGSFGRCQWAPHNAPVYNPAFDVTPAALISGWVLDTGVVTPQAVTEGHFRQL